The Salmonella enterica subsp. houtenae serovar Houten genome has a segment encoding these proteins:
- the fdnH gene encoding formate dehydrogenase, nitrate-inducible,iron-sulfur subunit yields MSMETQDIIKRSATNAITPPPQARDYKAEVAKLIDVSSCVGCKACQVACSEWNDIRDNVGHCVGVYDNPADLSAKSWTVMRFTETEQNGKLEWLIRKDGCMHCEDPGCLKACPSAGAIIQYANGIVDFQSEHCIGCGYCIAGCPFNIPRLNKEDNRVYKCTLCVDRVSVGQEPACVKTCPTGAIHFGTKKEMLELGEQRVEKLKARGFEHAGIYNPQGVGGTHVMYVLHHANQPELYHGLPKDPQIDTSINLWKGALKPLAAAGFIATFAGLIYHYIGIGPNKETDDDEEDHHE; encoded by the coding sequence ATGTCTATGGAAACGCAGGACATTATTAAACGGTCCGCAACAAACGCCATCACGCCGCCGCCGCAGGCGCGTGATTACAAAGCCGAAGTCGCGAAACTGATCGACGTCTCCTCCTGTGTCGGCTGTAAAGCCTGCCAGGTAGCCTGTTCTGAATGGAACGATATTCGCGATAACGTTGGCCATTGTGTCGGGGTGTACGATAACCCTGCCGATCTCAGCGCCAAGTCCTGGACGGTGATGCGCTTTACCGAAACCGAGCAGAACGGCAAGCTGGAGTGGCTGATTCGTAAAGATGGTTGTATGCACTGTGAAGATCCGGGCTGTCTTAAAGCCTGTCCATCTGCCGGGGCTATCATCCAGTACGCGAACGGGATTGTTGATTTTCAATCTGAACACTGTATCGGCTGTGGTTACTGTATCGCCGGGTGTCCGTTTAATATTCCGCGCCTCAACAAAGAGGATAACCGCGTTTATAAATGTACGCTTTGCGTCGATCGCGTTAGCGTGGGCCAGGAACCGGCCTGCGTCAAAACTTGTCCGACCGGGGCTATTCACTTCGGCACCAAAAAAGAGATGCTGGAACTGGGCGAGCAACGCGTGGAGAAGTTAAAAGCGCGCGGTTTTGAACATGCCGGTATCTACAACCCGCAGGGTGTCGGCGGTACGCACGTCATGTATGTGCTGCACCATGCCAATCAGCCGGAGTTGTACCACGGCTTGCCGAAAGATCCGCAGATCGACACCTCAATCAATCTGTGGAAAGGGGCGCTAAAACCGCTGGCCGCAGCGGGCTTTATCGCCACTTTCGCCGGTCTGATTTACCACTATATCGGTATTGGCCCGAATAAAGAAACGGACGACGATGAGGAGGATCATCATGAGTAA